One genomic window of Paraburkholderia phytofirmans PsJN includes the following:
- a CDS encoding MFS transporter codes for MSTGFTAPPPSGQLLPFRESLLAMLGIAFVAMLVALDQTIVGTALPRIVADLKGFDLYAWVATSYMLASVITIPIFGRLGDLFGRKRFLIAAILLFTGASVLCGLANSMLLLVVSRGLQGIGGGILIGTVFATVADLFPNPKLRLRWLAFVTSAFGVSNMIGPTLGGMLTQYGGWRLVFFVNVPVGLVSLLFVQRFLPPLLHLRCKGPVRLDWLGAFVLAVTFGSLQVLIELFPRRGIDTTTIVLTVVAATCGLILWLWERRIGYPIVPVDMLMDRKLSALFAMSVLGGFALFSLVFYVPLLFQGGYAMSAHDSGMLITPLLLGTTVGSVLNNRIVTRVRRANGIMYVGFALSALACLSVVVLRGTEPHLVWASCMGISGLGLGLVATSLTVCSQQIVGRDHVGAATALLQSLRTFGGMLGTVMTGALLGHLYSRGVHRSLDSYQATQWFKSFASPELLVDRAEQAALINRLVSAGQSGDAMMRSAREALVQSIHIGILVAGAAALIGLCLAWFVPPVRISYPETELAPDGQPPADALPPHRSVL; via the coding sequence ATGAGCACCGGGTTCACCGCGCCGCCGCCGAGCGGGCAACTGCTGCCATTCCGCGAATCGCTGCTGGCGATGCTCGGCATCGCTTTCGTCGCGATGCTGGTGGCGCTGGATCAGACCATCGTCGGCACCGCGCTGCCGCGCATCGTCGCCGACCTGAAGGGATTCGATCTTTACGCGTGGGTCGCGACGTCGTACATGCTGGCCTCCGTCATCACGATTCCCATCTTCGGGCGGTTGGGCGATCTGTTTGGCCGCAAGCGGTTTCTGATCGCGGCGATCCTCCTATTCACCGGCGCATCCGTGTTGTGCGGCTTGGCCAACAGCATGCTGTTGCTGGTGGTTTCGCGTGGACTGCAAGGGATTGGCGGCGGCATTCTGATCGGCACGGTGTTCGCCACCGTCGCCGATCTGTTCCCCAATCCGAAACTGCGGCTGCGTTGGCTTGCGTTCGTTACGTCCGCGTTCGGCGTGTCCAATATGATCGGACCGACGCTCGGCGGAATGCTCACGCAATACGGCGGTTGGCGGCTGGTGTTTTTCGTCAACGTGCCGGTCGGGCTCGTCTCGCTGCTGTTCGTGCAACGCTTTTTGCCCCCGCTGCTTCATCTAAGGTGCAAAGGTCCCGTGCGGCTCGACTGGCTCGGCGCGTTCGTGCTCGCGGTCACGTTCGGCTCACTGCAGGTGCTCATCGAACTGTTTCCGAGGCGCGGCATCGACACGACGACCATCGTGCTGACCGTCGTAGCGGCGACCTGCGGGCTGATTCTCTGGCTATGGGAGCGGCGCATCGGCTATCCGATCGTGCCGGTGGACATGCTCATGGACCGCAAGCTCTCCGCGCTCTTCGCGATGTCGGTGCTCGGCGGCTTCGCGCTCTTTTCGCTGGTGTTTTATGTGCCGCTGCTGTTTCAGGGCGGCTACGCGATGTCCGCGCATGACTCGGGCATGCTGATCACACCATTGCTGCTGGGCACGACCGTGGGCAGCGTGCTCAACAATCGAATCGTCACACGGGTCCGCCGCGCGAACGGCATCATGTATGTCGGCTTTGCGCTGTCCGCGCTCGCCTGTTTGAGCGTGGTCGTCTTGCGAGGTACGGAACCGCATCTCGTGTGGGCTTCGTGCATGGGCATCAGCGGGCTCGGCCTCGGTCTGGTGGCCACCAGCCTGACCGTCTGTTCACAGCAGATCGTCGGGCGGGACCATGTCGGCGCGGCCACCGCGCTGCTTCAATCGCTGCGGACATTCGGCGGCATGTTGGGCACGGTGATGACGGGCGCGTTGCTCGGCCACCTCTATTCGCGCGGCGTGCATCGCTCGCTCGACTCCTATCAGGCGACGCAGTGGTTCAAATCCTTCGCCAGTCCCGAGTTGCTGGTGGATCGCGCGGAACAGGCCGCGCTGATCAATCGTCTGGTGAGTGCCGGCCAGTCAGGCGACGCCATGATGAGATCCGCGCGCGAAGCCCTGGTGCAGTCCATTCACATCGGCATTCTGGTGGCCGGCGCGGCGGCGTTGATCGGGTTGTGCCTCGCCTGGTTCGTGCCGCCGGTGCGCATCAGCTACCCGGAAACCGAACTCGCGCCGGATGGGCAACCACCCGCCGACGCCCTTCCCCCGCACCGCAGCGTACTTTGA
- a CDS encoding TetR/AcrR family transcriptional regulator → MARPRQFDEQEVLEAASAAFWTKGYDATSTRDLVKSTGLTQPSLYNAFGDKRTLYLRALEHYLEHTLRERIRRLEQTVSPALGITMFFHEILERSLADPAQRGCMLVNSALETTSEDEAFRAIVATEFSEMRAFFYRRMIAASESGEITTAVSADDAATHLLATLIGVRVLARVNPQQTLLVGAIAPVLLLLGLPALPPTGSNA, encoded by the coding sequence ATGGCAAGACCCCGCCAATTCGACGAACAAGAGGTGCTGGAAGCCGCCAGCGCCGCCTTCTGGACGAAGGGCTATGACGCGACCTCCACGCGCGACCTGGTTAAATCCACCGGTCTGACGCAGCCGAGTCTCTACAACGCGTTCGGCGACAAGCGCACGCTATATCTGCGCGCGCTCGAGCATTATCTGGAGCACACGTTGCGCGAACGGATCAGGCGTTTAGAGCAGACCGTATCGCCGGCTCTAGGCATCACGATGTTCTTCCACGAGATCCTCGAACGATCGCTCGCCGATCCCGCGCAACGTGGCTGCATGCTGGTGAACTCGGCGCTGGAAACCACATCGGAGGACGAAGCATTCCGCGCGATCGTCGCCACGGAATTCTCGGAAATGCGCGCGTTTTTCTACCGCCGCATGATTGCTGCCAGCGAGAGCGGAGAAATCACCACAGCCGTTTCCGCCGATGACGCCGCCACTCACCTGCTGGCCACGCTGATCGGCGTTCGCGTTCTCGCGCGGGTCAATCCGCAACAAACGCTGCTTGTCGGCGCGATTGCGCCCGTGTTGCTGCTGCTTGGTTTGCCTGCCCTACCGCCGACCGGCTCCAACGCCTGA